The proteins below are encoded in one region of Avibacterium volantium:
- the ribB gene encoding 3,4-dihydroxy-2-butanone-4-phosphate synthase, which produces MNQSILSTFGTPQERVEKAIEAFKQGNGVLVLDDEDRENEGDLIFPAQTIEPTQMAKLIRYGSGIVCLCLSDEICQQLDLPPMVQNNTSVNKTAFTVTIEAAEGVSTGVSAADRVTTIRAAVADNAKPQDLHRPGHIFPLRAAEGGVLKRRGHTEASVDLAVLAGYKPAAVICEITNDDGTMARTPEIIKFAKEFDYPVMTIEDLVQYRLKGE; this is translated from the coding sequence ATGAATCAGTCAATTTTATCCACATTTGGCACGCCACAAGAGCGTGTTGAAAAAGCCATTGAAGCTTTCAAACAAGGCAATGGCGTACTTGTTTTAGACGATGAAGATCGCGAAAATGAAGGGGATTTAATTTTCCCAGCGCAAACTATTGAACCAACACAAATGGCAAAACTTATTCGTTACGGTAGCGGTATTGTTTGTTTATGTTTAAGCGATGAAATTTGCCAGCAACTTGATTTGCCGCCAATGGTACAAAATAACACGAGCGTTAATAAAACGGCATTTACCGTAACCATTGAAGCCGCAGAGGGCGTATCCACAGGCGTTTCCGCAGCAGATCGTGTAACCACCATTAGAGCAGCCGTCGCAGATAATGCAAAACCGCAAGATTTACACCGCCCAGGGCATATCTTCCCATTAAGAGCAGCAGAGGGTGGCGTATTAAAACGCCGTGGACACACCGAAGCCTCCGTCGATCTTGCCGTGCTTGCAGGCTACAAACCTGCGGCGGTAATCTGTGAAATCACCAACGATGACGGCACAATGGCACGCACCCCTGAAATCATTAAATTCGCGAAAGAATTTGATTATCCCGTGATGACGATTGAAGATTTAGTGCAGTATCGTTTAAAAGGTGAGTAA
- the ubiK gene encoding ubiquinone biosynthesis accessory factor UbiK, translated as MLNPQKIEQIIQQVQNSLPQGMKELGKDAEAKFKQVLQAQLAKLDVVTREEFDVQTQVLMRTREKLNELEKRVDALLQAQNQGQETR; from the coding sequence ATGCTAAATCCACAAAAAATAGAGCAAATTATACAACAAGTGCAAAATTCTTTACCGCAAGGAATGAAAGAGCTTGGCAAAGATGCAGAAGCAAAATTCAAGCAGGTTTTGCAAGCTCAACTAGCTAAATTAGATGTTGTAACCCGTGAAGAGTTTGATGTGCAAACCCAAGTTTTAATGCGTACTCGTGAGAAATTGAACGAGTTAGAAAAGCGTGTTGATGCCCTGTTGCAAGCGCAAAATCAAGGGCAAGAAACGCGCTAA
- the nadR gene encoding multifunctional transcriptional regulator/nicotinamide-nucleotide adenylyltransferase/ribosylnicotinamide kinase NadR, with amino-acid sequence MSAFAYLQQKRKQLNLKVNEVCEQANITRAYFNQLVSGKIKNPSATKLSALHKVLQITDLQDKKVGVIFGKFYPVHTGHINMIYEAFSKVDEVHVVVCSDTERDLKLFYDSKMKRMPTVQDRLRWMQQIFKYQKNQIFIHHLVEDGLPSYPNGWPAWAERVKQLFEEKQVNPSVVFSSEPQDKAPYEKYLNLQVELVDPQRQFFNVSATKIRNTPFHYWKFIPKEVRPFFAKTIAILGGESSGKTVLVNKLATVFNTTSAWEYGREFVFEKLGGDEQAMQYSDYPQMALGHQRYIDYAVRHAHKVAIVDTDFITTQAFCIQYEGKAHPFLDSMIKEYPFDITILLNNNTKWVDDGLRSLGSHKQRQRFQQLLKKLLDKYNVPYIEIESPSYLERYNKVKSIVEKILNEEELPELNNDKSIFEE; translated from the coding sequence ATGTCCGCTTTCGCCTATCTACAACAAAAACGCAAGCAGTTAAATCTAAAAGTAAACGAGGTTTGTGAGCAAGCCAACATTACCCGCGCTTATTTTAATCAGCTGGTGAGTGGCAAAATCAAAAACCCAAGCGCGACTAAGTTGTCAGCCTTGCATAAAGTGCTACAAATCACTGACCTACAAGATAAAAAAGTAGGGGTGATTTTTGGCAAGTTTTACCCTGTGCATACTGGGCATATCAATATGATTTATGAAGCGTTCAGTAAGGTTGATGAAGTACACGTTGTGGTGTGTAGCGATACAGAACGCGATCTGAAATTATTTTATGATAGCAAAATGAAGCGTATGCCAACAGTGCAAGATCGCCTGCGTTGGATGCAACAAATTTTTAAATATCAGAAAAACCAAATTTTTATTCATCATTTAGTGGAAGATGGCTTGCCGAGCTATCCAAACGGCTGGCCTGCGTGGGCAGAACGGGTTAAACAGCTTTTTGAAGAAAAGCAGGTGAATCCTAGCGTGGTATTTAGTAGCGAACCGCAAGACAAAGCACCTTACGAAAAATATTTGAATTTACAGGTGGAATTGGTTGATCCGCAGCGTCAATTCTTTAACGTTTCCGCCACTAAAATTCGTAATACGCCTTTCCATTATTGGAAATTTATCCCGAAAGAAGTGCGTCCGTTTTTCGCCAAAACTATTGCCATTTTAGGCGGCGAAAGCAGCGGAAAAACCGTGTTAGTCAATAAACTTGCCACCGTCTTCAACACCACGTCAGCCTGGGAATATGGACGTGAGTTTGTGTTTGAAAAATTAGGGGGTGATGAGCAAGCGATGCAATATTCTGATTACCCACAAATGGCGCTGGGTCATCAACGTTATATTGATTACGCCGTGCGCCACGCCCATAAAGTCGCGATTGTGGATACAGACTTCATCACCACGCAAGCATTTTGTATTCAATATGAAGGCAAAGCGCACCCGTTTTTGGATTCAATGATCAAAGAATATCCTTTCGATATTACGATTTTATTGAACAACAACACTAAATGGGTGGATGATGGCTTGCGCAGCCTTGGTAGTCACAAACAGCGCCAACGCTTCCAACAATTATTGAAAAAATTATTGGATAAATATAACGTACCTTATATTGAAATTGAATCACCAAGCTATTTAGAGCGTTATAATAAGGTGAAATCCATTGTAGAAAAAATTCTCAATGAAGAAGAGCTTCCCGAACTAAACAACGATAAATCCATTTTTGAGGAATAA
- a CDS encoding YifB family Mg chelatase-like AAA ATPase, with protein MSLAIVYSRASMGVQAPLVTIEVHLSNGKPGFTLVGLPEKTVKEAQDRVRSALLNANFKYPAKRITVNLAPADLPKDGGRFDLPIAIGILAASEQVNPERLKQFELLGELALTGQLRGVHGIIPAILAAKKVRRCPIIARQNANEAALVADQKSYFAQNLLEVVQFINEQEKLPLATDLTTQSAADFPFKNQADLTDIIGQQHAKRALTIAAAGQHNLLLLGPPGTGKTMLASRLTGLLPEMTEQEAIETASVTSLVQNELNFQNWKQRPFRAPHHSASLPALVGGGTIPRPGEISLSHNGVLFLDELPEFDRKVLDALRQPLESGEIIISRANAKICFPAKFQLIAAMNPSPTGHYSGVHNRTSPQQVMRYLNRLSGPFLDRFDLSIEVPLLPKGALQHIENKGETSEQVRSKIIKVREIQFARAGKINAHLSSKEIERDCKISSEDGIFLENTLTQLGLSVRAYHRILKVARTIADLNNEKQIQRPHLAEALSYRAMDRLLQKLSKNLG; from the coding sequence ATGTCGTTAGCCATCGTTTATAGCCGTGCGTCAATGGGGGTGCAAGCGCCGCTGGTTACTATTGAAGTGCATTTAAGCAACGGGAAGCCGGGCTTTACCCTTGTGGGCTTGCCAGAAAAAACGGTGAAAGAGGCGCAAGATCGCGTGCGAAGTGCGTTGTTGAATGCCAATTTTAAATACCCTGCCAAGCGGATTACGGTGAACCTTGCGCCTGCGGATTTACCTAAAGACGGCGGGCGTTTTGATCTACCCATTGCCATTGGGATTTTAGCCGCTTCTGAACAAGTTAATCCTGAACGTTTAAAGCAATTTGAGCTACTGGGTGAACTGGCTTTAACAGGTCAATTGCGCGGAGTTCACGGCATTATTCCAGCGATTTTAGCGGCTAAAAAAGTACGTCGTTGCCCGATTATTGCCAGACAAAATGCCAATGAAGCGGCTTTAGTCGCTGATCAAAAAAGTTATTTCGCGCAGAATTTATTAGAGGTGGTGCAATTTATTAATGAACAAGAAAAACTACCCCTTGCCACGGATTTAACCACGCAAAGTGCGGCGGATTTTCCCTTTAAAAACCAAGCAGATTTAACGGATATTATTGGTCAGCAACACGCTAAACGAGCCTTAACCATCGCCGCCGCAGGACAACATAATTTATTGCTTTTAGGGCCACCTGGTACGGGAAAAACAATGCTGGCGAGCCGTTTAACGGGATTATTGCCAGAAATGACCGAGCAAGAAGCCATAGAAACCGCCTCTGTAACTAGCCTTGTACAAAATGAGCTAAATTTTCAAAACTGGAAACAACGCCCATTTCGTGCGCCCCACCACAGTGCGTCTTTGCCTGCTTTGGTGGGTGGGGGGACGATCCCAAGACCAGGGGAAATTTCTCTTTCGCATAATGGTGTATTGTTTTTAGATGAGCTACCAGAGTTTGATCGCAAGGTGCTAGATGCTTTGCGTCAGCCGTTAGAAAGTGGTGAAATCATTATTTCACGCGCCAATGCGAAAATCTGTTTTCCAGCAAAATTTCAACTGATTGCGGCAATGAACCCAAGCCCTACTGGGCATTACAGTGGTGTGCATAATCGCACTTCACCGCAACAAGTGATGCGCTATTTGAATCGTCTTTCAGGGCCATTTTTAGATCGCTTTGATTTATCCATTGAAGTTCCGCTTTTGCCTAAAGGTGCATTACAACACATTGAGAATAAAGGGGAAACCAGCGAGCAAGTGCGGTCAAAAATTATTAAAGTTCGTGAAATTCAATTTGCACGCGCTGGAAAAATCAACGCACATTTAAGTAGTAAAGAAATTGAGCGAGATTGCAAAATTAGCTCGGAAGATGGCATTTTTCTTGAAAATACACTCACTCAATTAGGGCTTTCTGTGCGTGCTTATCACCGTATTTTAAAAGTGGCTCGCACCATTGCAGATCTAAATAACGAAAAGCAAATCCAACGCCCTCATTTGGCCGAAGCACTTTCCTATCGGGCGATGGATCGGCTGTTGCAGAAACTTTCAAAGAATTTAGGATAG
- the pssA gene encoding CDP-diacylglycerol--serine O-phosphatidyltransferase: MLINKTKRAEENLQALPSLALQPSQIDFLHHPAEFKQQIIQLIREAKTRIYITALYWQNDDAGQEILNEVFAAKSRNPELEVKIFVDWHRAQRNLLGAEKSATNADWYCEQRAIHQYGEHAHLFFGVPVNTREVFGVLHIKGFIFDDTLLYSGASINNVYLQQNEKYRYDRYHKITHSALADSMVNFLQQYLLSNQAVLSLDNAERPKTKEIRQHIRAFRKGLATDGQYKFTSEENSGLKITPLFGLGGGANLLNRTIEDLFQIVQEKLVICTPYFNFPRPLQQKIRRLLQKGKHIEIIVGDKTANDFYIPPSQPFKMAGALPYLYESNLRRFSQKFEQQINQGQLVIRTWKDGENSYHLKGVWVDDSHILLTGNNLNPRAWRLDAENGLLIQDPAQQLQAQVQQELACIRQHTTQLKHYTELDELSQYPAPVQKLLKKFARIKADKLVKMIL, translated from the coding sequence ATGTTGATAAATAAAACGAAAAGGGCAGAAGAAAATTTGCAAGCCTTGCCGAGTTTGGCACTACAACCCTCGCAAATTGATTTTCTTCATCACCCTGCGGAATTTAAGCAACAAATTATCCAGCTTATTCGTGAAGCAAAAACGCGTATTTATATCACCGCACTTTATTGGCAAAATGATGACGCAGGGCAAGAAATTTTAAATGAAGTGTTTGCCGCTAAAAGCCGTAATCCCGAGCTTGAAGTGAAAATTTTTGTCGATTGGCATCGCGCACAGCGTAATTTGCTTGGCGCAGAAAAATCTGCCACCAACGCAGATTGGTACTGCGAACAACGTGCCATTCATCAATATGGTGAACACGCCCATTTGTTTTTCGGCGTGCCAGTGAACACGCGCGAAGTGTTTGGCGTATTGCATATTAAAGGCTTTATTTTTGATGATACCTTGTTATATAGCGGGGCGAGCATTAATAATGTGTATTTGCAGCAAAATGAAAAATATCGCTACGACCGTTATCATAAAATCACCCATTCAGCCCTTGCGGATTCAATGGTGAATTTCCTGCAACAATATCTATTGAGTAATCAAGCGGTATTGTCGTTGGATAATGCTGAACGTCCAAAAACCAAAGAAATTCGCCAGCATATTCGTGCATTCCGTAAAGGCTTGGCAACGGATGGGCAATATAAGTTTACGAGCGAGGAAAATTCTGGCCTAAAAATCACCCCACTTTTTGGCTTAGGCGGTGGTGCAAACCTGCTTAACCGTACGATTGAAGATCTTTTCCAAATCGTGCAAGAAAAATTGGTGATCTGTACGCCATATTTTAATTTTCCACGTCCATTACAACAAAAAATCCGCCGTTTATTACAAAAAGGCAAGCACATTGAAATTATCGTGGGCGACAAAACCGCCAACGATTTTTACATTCCCCCTTCACAGCCGTTCAAAATGGCGGGCGCACTGCCTTATTTATATGAAAGCAATTTACGCCGTTTCAGCCAAAAATTTGAACAGCAAATTAACCAAGGCCAGCTTGTTATTCGCACTTGGAAAGACGGCGAGAACAGCTATCACCTAAAAGGCGTATGGGTGGACGATAGCCATATTTTATTAACTGGCAACAACCTAAATCCGCGCGCTTGGCGTTTAGATGCAGAAAATGGCTTGCTCATTCAAGACCCAGCCCAACAGCTGCAAGCCCAAGTGCAACAAGAGCTAGCCTGCATCCGCCAACACACCACCCAACTAAAACACTACACGGAACTGGACGAACTCTCACAATACCCAGCCCCCGTGCAAAAACTACTAAAAAAATTCGCCCGTATCAAAGCGGATAAATTGGTGAAGATGATTTTGTAA
- the yihA gene encoding ribosome biogenesis GTP-binding protein YihA/YsxC — MSNEIKLNYHKTHFLTSAPNIRVLPEDSGMEIAFAGRSNAGKSTALNALTNQKNLARTSKTPGRTQLINVFEVEPFYKLVDLPGYGYAAVPEQMKIQWQKALGEYLQKRECLGGVVILMDIRHPLKDLDQQMIEWAVSADLPVLLLLTKADKLSQSAVSKQVKMVREAILPFQGDVQVEAFSSLKKQGIDKLARKLDSWFSAVIVEDEDA, encoded by the coding sequence ATGAGCAACGAAATTAAACTGAATTATCACAAAACCCATTTTCTGACGAGTGCGCCGAATATTCGCGTGTTGCCTGAAGATAGCGGTATGGAAATTGCCTTTGCAGGGCGTTCTAACGCAGGAAAATCCACTGCGCTTAACGCCTTGACCAATCAGAAAAACCTTGCCCGTACCTCCAAAACCCCAGGGCGAACGCAATTAATCAATGTGTTTGAAGTGGAACCGTTCTACAAATTGGTGGATTTACCAGGCTATGGCTATGCTGCCGTGCCTGAGCAAATGAAAATCCAATGGCAGAAGGCTTTGGGTGAATATTTGCAAAAACGTGAATGTTTAGGCGGTGTGGTGATTTTAATGGATATTCGCCATCCTTTGAAAGATTTAGACCAACAGATGATTGAATGGGCGGTGTCTGCTGATTTGCCAGTGCTGTTATTGCTTACCAAAGCAGATAAACTAAGCCAAAGTGCCGTGAGCAAGCAAGTGAAAATGGTGCGTGAAGCCATTTTGCCATTCCAAGGCGATGTGCAAGTAGAAGCCTTTTCCTCTCTGAAAAAACAAGGCATTGATAAACTAGCAAGAAAATTGGATAGCTGGTTTAGTGCTGTGATTGTGGAAGATGAAGACGCGTAA
- the rpsD gene encoding 30S ribosomal protein S4, translated as MARYLGPKLKLSRREGTDLFLKSGVRAIDSKCKIDTAPGQHGARKPRLSDYGSQLREKQKVRRIYGILERQFRNYYKEANRLKGNTGENLLVLLEGRLDNVVYRMGFAATRAEARQLVSHKAVVVNGRVVNIPSFQVSVNDVVAIREKSKKQARIKASLELAEQREKPTWLEIDAAKMEGVFKRVPERSDLSADINEHLIVELYSK; from the coding sequence ATGGCAAGATATTTGGGTCCAAAACTCAAGCTAAGCCGTCGTGAAGGTACTGACTTATTCCTTAAGTCAGGAGTACGCGCGATTGATTCAAAATGTAAAATTGATACAGCGCCAGGTCAACATGGTGCTCGTAAACCTCGTTTGTCAGACTATGGTAGTCAGTTACGTGAAAAACAAAAAGTTCGTCGTATCTATGGTATTTTAGAGCGTCAATTCCGTAACTACTATAAAGAGGCAAACCGTCTAAAAGGTAATACTGGTGAAAATTTATTAGTATTACTAGAAGGTCGATTGGATAACGTTGTTTATCGCATGGGCTTTGCTGCAACTCGTGCAGAAGCTCGCCAATTAGTGAGCCATAAAGCAGTTGTTGTTAATGGTCGTGTGGTTAACATTCCATCTTTCCAAGTGTCAGTAAATGATGTTGTAGCTATTCGTGAAAAATCCAAGAAACAAGCTCGTATTAAAGCATCATTAGAATTAGCAGAGCAAAGAGAAAAACCAACTTGGTTAGAAATTGATGCTGCTAAAATGGAAGGTGTGTTCAAACGTGTTCCTGAACGTTCTGATTTATCAGCAGACATTAACGAACATCTGATCGTAGAGCTTTACTCTAAATAA
- a CDS encoding DNA-directed RNA polymerase subunit alpha, with amino-acid sequence MQGSVTEFLKPHLVDIEQISSTHAKVILEPLERGFGHTLGNALRRILLSSMPGCAVTEVEIDGVLHEYSSKEGVQEDILEVLLNLKGLAVKVQNKDNVFLTLSKSGIGPVVAADITHDGDVEIVNPEHVICHLTDENASINMRIRVQRGRGYVPASARVHSQDEERPIGRLLVDACYSPVQRIAYNVEATRVEQRTDLDKLVIELETNGTIDPEEAIRRAATILAEQLDAFVDLRDVRQPEVKEEKPEFDPILLRPVDDLELTVRSANCLKAETIHYIGDLVQRTEVELLKTPNLGKKSLTEIKDVLASRGLSLGMRLENWPPASIAED; translated from the coding sequence ATGCAGGGTTCTGTTACAGAATTTTTAAAACCACATTTAGTTGATATTGAGCAAATTAGCTCTACTCACGCTAAAGTGATCTTAGAACCGTTAGAGCGTGGTTTCGGCCATACTCTAGGTAATGCATTACGCCGAATTCTTCTATCTTCAATGCCAGGTTGTGCTGTAACTGAAGTGGAAATTGATGGGGTATTGCATGAGTATAGTAGCAAAGAAGGTGTTCAAGAAGATATTCTTGAAGTGCTTCTAAACTTAAAAGGCCTAGCGGTTAAAGTACAGAATAAAGACAATGTATTTCTGACACTAAGCAAATCTGGAATTGGCCCTGTTGTTGCAGCAGACATCACCCATGATGGAGATGTTGAAATTGTGAATCCTGAACATGTTATTTGCCATCTTACCGATGAAAATGCATCAATCAATATGCGTATTCGTGTACAGCGTGGTAGAGGATATGTTCCTGCTTCTGCTCGAGTTCATTCTCAAGATGAAGAACGTCCTATTGGTCGTTTATTAGTAGATGCTTGTTATAGCCCGGTTCAACGTATCGCTTACAATGTTGAAGCAACGCGTGTAGAACAGCGTACTGACTTAGATAAGTTAGTTATTGAGCTAGAAACAAATGGCACTATTGATCCAGAAGAAGCGATTCGCCGTGCAGCAACAATTTTAGCAGAGCAACTTGATGCATTCGTTGATTTGCGAGATGTTCGTCAGCCTGAAGTCAAGGAAGAAAAACCGGAATTTGATCCGATTCTTTTACGTCCTGTTGATGACTTAGAGTTGACAGTTCGTTCTGCTAACTGTTTGAAAGCAGAAACAATTCACTATATCGGTGATTTAGTACAACGTACAGAAGTTGAGTTATTAAAAACACCTAATCTTGGTAAGAAATCACTTACTGAAATTAAGGATGTGCTGGCTTCTCGTGGCTTATCACTTGGTATGCGCCTTGAAAATTGGCCACCAGCAAGTATTGCTGAAGATTAG
- a CDS encoding YfhL family 4Fe-4S dicluster ferredoxin — protein sequence MALLITDKCTNCDMCLPECPNDAISVGDDIYVIDPNLCTECVGHYDTPTCQKVCPITNCIKPDPEHQESEAQLWERFVLIHHSDQL from the coding sequence ATGGCACTTTTAATTACAGATAAATGCACAAATTGCGATATGTGCTTGCCAGAATGCCCCAATGATGCCATTTCCGTGGGCGATGACATTTATGTAATCGATCCCAACCTTTGCACCGAATGCGTGGGGCATTATGATACTCCAACTTGCCAAAAAGTTTGCCCGATCACCAACTGCATTAAGCCCGATCCCGAGCATCAAGAAAGCGAAGCCCAATTGTGGGAACGCTTTGTGTTAATTCATCATTCTGATCAGTTATAG
- a CDS encoding TrmH family RNA methyltransferase, producing MNAKKPTFQQADSSKRFNERYSGEKQDKKAPHFSPHSSRGKKDDKRTFSRERTPTKSAEKVQQRTELTMGNARGTANVKVVIKSTGVKEKQKKTGPLSPRAPEKIKKNRAEEMKVYGENTCLALFAERPESIVRVWTTVEMAHRVGELFSYLAANKKVYHVVDSKELALVSGTEHHNGICMLVKKPRHFTLSGYLDIPREKDALILLDNVHNAHNIGGIVRTCAVYGVKGLVLSEADLLNSAAAMRVAEGGAEYVHTLLADSSEQALEKLREKGYQIVHLSQSKQAKPFAQLKLSDKVAFVLSESAGENLAKNHDEVVNLSLANPLKAGLNVAVAAGVLLAKWAEKTL from the coding sequence ATGAACGCAAAAAAACCGACTTTCCAGCAAGCAGATTCCAGCAAACGCTTCAATGAACGCTATTCTGGCGAAAAACAAGATAAAAAAGCACCGCACTTTTCCCCTCATTCTTCGCGTGGCAAAAAGGACGACAAACGCACTTTCTCGCGTGAAAGAACACCGACAAAATCCGCGGAAAAAGTGCAACAACGCACAGAATTGACGATGGGAAATGCGCGCGGTACAGCCAATGTGAAAGTGGTGATAAAAAGCACTGGCGTGAAAGAAAAACAGAAAAAAACTGGCCCACTTTCCCCTCGCGCGCCAGAAAAGATTAAGAAAAATCGCGCAGAAGAAATGAAAGTGTATGGCGAAAATACGTGTCTTGCCTTATTTGCAGAGCGTCCTGAAAGTATTGTTCGCGTGTGGACAACCGTGGAAATGGCGCACCGTGTGGGTGAGTTATTTAGCTATTTGGCGGCGAATAAAAAAGTCTATCACGTTGTCGATAGCAAAGAGCTTGCGCTGGTGAGCGGCACGGAACACCACAATGGCATTTGTATGTTGGTGAAAAAGCCACGTCATTTTACGTTGAGCGGTTATTTAGATATTCCACGTGAAAAAGATGCGTTGATCTTACTCGATAATGTGCATAACGCACATAATATTGGTGGGATCGTGCGAACTTGTGCGGTCTATGGCGTGAAAGGTTTAGTGTTAAGCGAAGCCGATTTGCTAAATTCTGCCGCGGCAATGCGTGTGGCAGAAGGTGGTGCAGAATATGTGCATACTTTACTTGCCGATAGCAGTGAACAGGCGTTAGAAAAATTGCGTGAAAAAGGCTATCAAATCGTGCATTTAAGCCAAAGCAAGCAAGCGAAACCGTTTGCTCAGCTGAAATTGAGCGATAAAGTGGCCTTTGTTTTAAGCGAAAGTGCGGGCGAAAATTTGGCAAAAAATCACGATGAAGTAGTCAATTTATCCCTTGCCAATCCGCTGAAAGCGGGCCTGAATGTTGCGGTGGCAGCAGGCGTGTTATTGGCGAAATGGGCGGAGAAAACCCTTTAA
- the rpsK gene encoding 30S ribosomal protein S11: protein MAKTPVRARKRVKKQVVDGVAHIHASFNNTIVTITDRQGNALAWATAGGSGFRGSRKSTPFAAQVAAERCAEMVKEFGLKNLEVMVKGPGPGRESTIRALNAAGFRITNITDVTPIPHNGCRPPKKRRV from the coding sequence ATGGCAAAAACACCAGTTCGTGCACGTAAACGTGTAAAAAAACAAGTAGTAGATGGCGTTGCTCACATTCACGCATCTTTCAATAATACAATCGTTACTATTACTGACCGTCAAGGTAATGCTCTAGCATGGGCTACTGCTGGTGGTTCAGGTTTCCGTGGTTCTCGTAAATCAACACCGTTTGCTGCACAGGTTGCAGCAGAGCGTTGTGCGGAAATGGTCAAAGAATTTGGCTTAAAGAACTTGGAAGTTATGGTAAAAGGACCGGGTCCTGGTCGTGAATCGACAATCCGTGCATTAAATGCAGCGGGTTTCCGCATCACAAACATCACTGATGTTACCCCGATTCCACATAACGGTTGTCGTCCACCGAAAAAACGTCGTGTATAA
- a CDS encoding metallophosphoesterase family protein: MILFAGDPHGRYEHLYPFVQEQEGIALVILGDLQLTTTEELDKLAQYCDLWFIHGNHDSKTVAAFEAIWGTEWKSRNLHGRVQTIQGKRIAGLGGVFRGQIWMPPNKPVFFDPIHYCQYCPQEKIWHGGLPLRHRTSIFPSDFEQLENLQADILISHEAPSPHPLGFAVFNKLAKKMGATHIFHGHHHENFDYSQINRDPKLKITNVGFRSLCDEQGNYLLKNIDDRK, translated from the coding sequence ATGATCTTATTTGCAGGCGACCCACACGGAAGATACGAGCATCTTTACCCTTTTGTGCAAGAGCAAGAGGGTATCGCCCTTGTCATACTCGGGGATTTACAACTCACCACCACCGAAGAATTGGATAAATTGGCGCAATATTGCGACCTCTGGTTTATTCACGGCAACCACGACAGCAAAACCGTTGCCGCCTTTGAAGCCATTTGGGGAACAGAATGGAAAAGCCGAAACCTACACGGACGCGTACAAACTATTCAAGGCAAACGCATTGCCGGATTAGGCGGCGTATTCCGTGGACAAATTTGGATGCCGCCCAATAAACCTGTTTTTTTCGACCCTATTCATTATTGCCAATATTGTCCACAAGAGAAAATTTGGCACGGTGGTTTGCCATTGCGCCACCGAACCTCGATTTTTCCTTCTGACTTTGAACAACTAGAAAATCTGCAAGCGGATATTCTCATCTCCCACGAAGCACCAAGCCCCCACCCTCTTGGCTTTGCCGTGTTCAACAAACTGGCGAAAAAAATGGGCGCAACGCACATTTTCCACGGCCACCACCACGAAAATTTTGATTATTCCCAGATTAACCGTGATCCCAAACTCAAAATCACCAACGTAGGCTTCCGCAGCCTATGCGATGAACAAGGGAATTATTTACTAAAAAATATTGATGATAGAAAATAA
- the rplQ gene encoding 50S ribosomal protein L17, with amino-acid sequence MRHRKSGRQLNRNSSHRKALFRNLASALVSHEIIKTTLPKAKELRRVVEPLITLAKEDSVANRRLAFARTRNIETVAKLFNELGPRFAQRAGGYTRILKCGFRAGDNAPMAYIELVDRPAVAEEASSAE; translated from the coding sequence ATGCGCCATCGTAAGAGTGGTCGTCAACTAAACCGTAATAGCAGCCATCGTAAAGCGCTGTTCCGTAATTTAGCAAGTGCATTAGTTAGTCATGAAATCATCAAGACAACATTGCCAAAAGCAAAAGAATTACGTCGTGTAGTTGAGCCGTTAATTACATTAGCAAAAGAAGATAGTGTTGCAAACCGTCGTTTAGCTTTTGCTCGTACCCGCAACATTGAAACTGTTGCTAAATTATTCAATGAATTAGGTCCACGTTTTGCACAACGTGCGGGTGGTTATACTCGTATCTTAAAATGTGGTTTCCGTGCTGGTGATAATGCTCCAATGGCATACATTGAGCTAGTAGATCGTCCAGCTGTTGCTGAAGAAGCTTCATCAGCTGAATAA